A single window of Priestia filamentosa DNA harbors:
- the ilvN gene encoding acetolactate synthase small subunit translates to MKRIITTTVLNRAGVLNRITGLFTKRNFNIESISVGHTETSDISRMTFVVHVEDDKAAEQVTKQLHKQIDVLKVHDITNQAAVARELALIKVTSPVAMRNEMYALIEPFRATIIDVSRDSVIIQATGTSEKIEAIIDLLKPYGVKEVTRTGTIALKRGTQKTSSSEKVTSIL, encoded by the coding sequence ATGAAAAGAATCATTACAACAACTGTATTAAACAGAGCTGGTGTACTAAATCGTATTACTGGGTTGTTTACAAAAAGAAATTTTAATATTGAAAGTATTTCTGTTGGTCATACTGAAACAAGTGACATTTCACGGATGACATTTGTTGTTCATGTTGAAGATGATAAAGCAGCAGAACAAGTAACAAAGCAGCTGCACAAACAAATTGATGTACTAAAAGTACATGACATTACAAATCAAGCTGCTGTTGCAAGAGAGCTTGCTCTCATTAAAGTAACATCTCCAGTAGCAATGCGAAATGAGATGTATGCTTTAATTGAACCTTTCAGGGCCACGATTATTGATGTGAGCCGTGATAGTGTCATTATTCAAGCAACAGGAACATCTGAAAAAATCGAAGCGATTATTGATCTCTTAAAGCCATATGGCGTAAAAGAAGTAACAAGAACAGGGACAATCGCCTTAAAACGAGGAACACAAAAAACTTCTTCGTCAGAAAAAGTTACATCAATCTTGTAA
- the ilvC gene encoding ketol-acid reductoisomerase — protein MTKVYYNGDANDQLLQGKKVAIIGYGSQGHAHAQNLRDSGIDVVIGLRQGKSWDQAVEDGFNVYSVREAADQADLIMILLPDELQPKVYNEEIAPVLREGQSLFFAHGFNVHFTQIVPPSYVDVALAAPKGPGHLVRRTYTEGAGVPGLIAVWQDVTGQAKDVALAYAKGIGAARAGVLETTFQEETETDLFGEQAVLCGGLTALVKAGFETLVEAGYQPEVAYFECLHELKLIVDLMYEGGLEGMRYSISDTAQWGDFVTGPRIVDDRVKGEMKKVLEDIQSGKFAREWILENQSNRAVFNSTNRRENEHLIEEVGAKLRDMMPFVKQSQKRKEAVMTSEQN, from the coding sequence ATGACTAAAGTTTATTACAATGGAGACGCAAACGATCAATTATTACAAGGTAAAAAAGTAGCAATCATCGGTTATGGTTCACAAGGTCATGCACATGCACAAAACTTACGCGACAGCGGGATTGACGTAGTTATTGGTTTACGCCAAGGAAAATCATGGGACCAAGCAGTTGAAGATGGCTTTAATGTTTACTCTGTAAGAGAAGCAGCAGATCAAGCAGATTTAATCATGATTCTTCTTCCAGATGAACTTCAACCAAAAGTATATAATGAAGAAATTGCTCCAGTATTACGTGAAGGACAAAGCCTATTTTTTGCTCATGGATTTAATGTTCACTTCACTCAAATCGTACCACCAAGCTATGTAGATGTAGCTCTTGCTGCACCAAAAGGACCTGGTCATCTTGTTCGTCGTACGTATACAGAAGGCGCTGGAGTTCCTGGGTTAATTGCAGTTTGGCAAGATGTAACAGGCCAAGCAAAAGACGTAGCTCTTGCATATGCAAAAGGAATTGGAGCTGCTCGCGCAGGTGTTCTTGAAACAACGTTCCAAGAAGAAACAGAAACAGATCTTTTCGGTGAGCAAGCTGTTCTTTGCGGAGGCCTAACAGCTCTTGTAAAAGCTGGGTTTGAAACATTAGTAGAAGCTGGATACCAACCAGAAGTAGCATACTTCGAGTGTCTACATGAGTTAAAACTAATCGTTGATCTTATGTATGAAGGTGGATTAGAAGGTATGCGCTACTCAATCTCTGATACAGCACAATGGGGTGACTTTGTAACAGGACCACGTATTGTTGATGATCGTGTAAAAGGTGAAATGAAAAAAGTTCTTGAAGACATTCAATCTGGTAAATTTGCAAGAGAGTGGATCCTAGAAAATCAATCAAATCGTGCTGTATTTAACTCAACAAATCGTCGTGAAAACGAACATCTCATTGAGGAGGTTGGCGCAAAACTTCGTGATATGATGCCATTTGTTAAGCAATCACAAAAACGAAAAGAAGCGGTGATGACAAGTGAACAAAATTAA
- a CDS encoding 2-isopropylmalate synthase — translation MNKIKIFDTTLRDGEQSPGVNLNFQEKMEIARQLEKYGVDIIEAGFPAASKGDFQSVREIANTIKGCSVTGLARAVKSDIDTAWEALKGSEEPRLHVFIATSPIHMAYKFNKKPEEIVEIAVEMVKYASRFFPVIQWSAEDASRSELPFLAHITEEVIKAGANVVNLPDTVGYTTPKEYGAMFSYLKENVPNIHKVDLSTHCHDDLGMAVANSLAAVENGATQIEGAINGIGERAGNAAIEEVAVALHTRKDFYQSYTNITLSETKRTSDLVSKLTGMAIPANKAVVGRNAFAHESGIHQDGFLKNRSTYEIISPELVGVQQKEVVLGKHSGRHAFRTHLMDLGFTLQDNQIDSLFEKFKDLADKKKDVTDDDLFSLVLQKTVNSDELYKLDSLQVQYGSHNIPTATITLTKNDGESVQEAATGSGSVEAIYNTLNRCVDSELKLLDYRLQSINGGPDALAEVFVKIEGNGVEASGRGLAYDVLESSAKAYLNAINRMIAIQEYRKETKQEVM, via the coding sequence GTGAACAAAATTAAAATCTTTGATACAACACTTCGAGACGGAGAGCAATCACCAGGCGTAAATTTAAACTTCCAAGAAAAAATGGAAATTGCTCGCCAGCTAGAGAAATATGGTGTTGATATTATTGAAGCTGGTTTTCCAGCTGCTTCGAAAGGTGACTTTCAATCTGTTCGCGAGATCGCTAATACAATTAAAGGTTGTTCTGTAACGGGGCTAGCTCGAGCTGTGAAAAGTGATATTGACACAGCTTGGGAAGCACTAAAGGGCAGTGAGGAGCCAAGGTTGCATGTTTTTATTGCAACCTCTCCTATCCATATGGCTTACAAGTTTAATAAGAAGCCAGAAGAAATTGTTGAGATTGCCGTTGAGATGGTGAAATATGCTTCGAGATTCTTCCCTGTTATTCAGTGGTCAGCTGAAGATGCTTCTAGAAGTGAGCTTCCGTTTTTAGCTCATATTACAGAGGAAGTCATTAAAGCAGGAGCAAACGTTGTTAACCTTCCTGATACAGTTGGTTATACAACGCCGAAAGAATATGGAGCAATGTTTTCATATTTAAAAGAAAACGTACCAAACATCCATAAAGTAGATCTTTCAACACACTGTCATGACGACTTAGGAATGGCAGTTGCCAATTCATTAGCTGCGGTTGAGAATGGTGCTACACAAATTGAGGGAGCAATTAATGGGATTGGTGAAAGAGCTGGGAATGCAGCAATTGAAGAAGTAGCAGTTGCTCTTCATACACGTAAAGATTTCTATCAATCTTATACTAATATTACGCTTTCTGAGACGAAACGCACAAGTGATTTGGTAAGTAAGCTGACAGGGATGGCTATTCCTGCTAACAAAGCTGTTGTTGGTCGAAATGCTTTTGCACATGAATCTGGTATTCACCAAGATGGCTTTTTAAAAAATCGTTCAACGTACGAGATTATTTCTCCAGAGCTTGTTGGTGTACAGCAAAAAGAAGTAGTACTTGGCAAACATTCCGGGCGTCATGCATTTAGAACACATCTCATGGATCTTGGCTTTACGCTACAAGATAACCAGATTGATAGCTTGTTCGAAAAGTTCAAAGACTTAGCGGATAAGAAGAAAGATGTAACAGATGATGATTTGTTCTCTCTTGTACTCCAAAAAACAGTGAACAGTGATGAACTTTATAAACTAGATTCATTACAAGTACAATATGGAAGCCACAACATTCCAACAGCTACGATTACGCTGACGAAGAATGATGGGGAATCTGTTCAGGAAGCTGCAACAGGAAGCGGAAGTGTTGAAGCTATCTATAATACTCTTAACCGATGTGTTGATAGTGAATTAAAACTGCTTGACTATCGTCTTCAATCTATTAATGGCGGGCCTGATGCTCTTGCAGAAGTCTTTGTTAAAATTGAAGGAAATGGTGTTGAAGCAAGCGGACGCGGTCTTGCATATGACGTATTAGAATCATCTGCAAAAGCTTACTTAAATGCAATTAATCGCATGATTGCGATTCAAGAATATCGAAAAGAAACAAAACAAGAAGTAATGTAG
- the leuB gene encoding 3-isopropylmalate dehydrogenase: MKKTIAVLQGDGVGKEVTAGAVNVLKVIADRFDHEFHFEYGLIGGEAIDQQGVPLPDETITLCKNSDAILLGAVGGEKWNSIPRHLRPEQGLLKIRKELDVYANLRPVTVQGALADSSPLKREYVEGVDCMIVRELTGGLYFGRPSERVERDGEEAVVDTLFYKRSEIERILRSAFEMAQKRNGRVTSVDKANVLESSRLWREVAEEVAKDYEDVKLEHMLVDAAAMQLIRNPKYFDVLVTENLFGDILSDEASMLAGSLGMLPSASLSSDGASIYEPVHGSAPDIAGQNKANPIAAILSAAMLLRHSFDLHQEADKIEDAVERVLAQGYRTPDIADGEESVSTDKMVDVIIEAIQAPVAN, encoded by the coding sequence GTGAAAAAGACAATCGCTGTTTTGCAAGGAGACGGTGTTGGAAAAGAAGTAACAGCAGGAGCAGTAAATGTATTAAAGGTGATTGCTGATCGGTTTGATCATGAGTTTCACTTTGAATACGGTCTAATCGGAGGGGAAGCTATTGATCAACAAGGTGTTCCACTTCCAGATGAGACAATTACTCTTTGTAAAAACTCTGATGCCATTTTGCTAGGGGCAGTTGGGGGCGAAAAGTGGAACAGTATTCCACGCCATCTTCGTCCTGAACAAGGGTTGTTAAAAATTAGAAAAGAGCTTGATGTTTATGCAAATCTTCGTCCTGTGACAGTTCAAGGAGCTCTAGCAGATAGCTCACCATTGAAGCGTGAGTATGTAGAAGGCGTAGATTGCATGATTGTAAGAGAGCTAACAGGTGGCTTATACTTCGGCCGCCCGAGTGAAAGAGTTGAGCGAGATGGAGAAGAAGCAGTAGTTGACACGCTCTTTTATAAACGTAGCGAAATTGAGCGTATTTTACGCAGTGCTTTTGAAATGGCCCAAAAGAGAAATGGTCGTGTAACATCAGTGGATAAAGCAAACGTGCTTGAATCAAGTCGTTTGTGGAGAGAAGTTGCAGAAGAGGTCGCAAAAGATTATGAAGACGTAAAGCTTGAACATATGCTTGTTGATGCAGCAGCAATGCAGCTTATTCGTAATCCAAAATATTTTGATGTTCTTGTAACAGAAAATCTATTTGGCGACATCTTGAGTGATGAAGCTTCAATGCTTGCTGGTTCGCTAGGGATGTTACCATCAGCCAGTCTTTCGAGTGATGGAGCTTCAATTTATGAACCTGTCCATGGTTCAGCTCCTGATATCGCAGGTCAAAATAAAGCAAATCCGATTGCGGCTATTTTATCTGCAGCAATGCTTCTTCGTCATTCATTTGATCTTCATCAAGAAGCAGACAAAATTGAAGATGCTGTTGAGCGCGTGTTAGCACAAGGCTATCGAACACCTGATATTGCAGATGGTGAAGAAAGTGTCTCAACGGACAAAATGGTCGATGTCATTATTGAGGCAATTCAAGCCCCAGTAGCAAATTAA